The Pseudomonadota bacterium genomic interval CGAACGGCTGTCCCGGGAGCTTGGCCTGAACGGACTCGAGGTGGCTCTTGGTGGGGGCGAGGACTACGAGCTGCTGGCCGCGCTGCCGCCTCACGCTCGGCCACCCCAGTGGGCCACGCGCATCGGGGAGTTCACCGATCAACTGGGCATCGTGGACGTGCTGACCCCGGACGGCCGCCCACTAGCCCGGCCGGAGCGCGAGGGCTATCGGCACGAAACCTGAAGATGCCGCCAGGGTACTCCAGGGCCGTGGCCTGCTAGCCGAGCCCGGCATCCGCACGAGCGATCGGCTCAGGGCTCGTTACAGAAGTTACAGAACAGCTCGATCGGTTGCGCCCATGCAGGGCGGCGCGCTCGCGGCTTTCGTCCTCGCAAGAATCCTCGCAATAGCGCTGCCATTGCTGCGGGCGCGCCGCGAATCGCATCCACCCTGCGCGGCCGGTCTCGACCAGTTTTTCTGTCACGAGCCCTTACCGAGCTTCTTCAAGGAATGCTATGTAGGGGAATTGCCCACAGGCCGCATCCGTGTGATACGCTTGCGGAGGCGTTATTTGACCTACTTGTGGGTGGCCCAAGCACCTATACGACCGAACAAAATTCCGCTTGAGAGGCGGCTTCGAACCTGGCATTGGTTTAACAACAAAGTTCTAGCTTAACCACAAAGTTCTAACTACACGGTTGGATGGTCAGCGATGAGTGAAGCTGTGGAGAGTGCCGGTGTCGCCCCCTCAGCCTCCGAGGGCGAGCAGCACGATTCACTGGTAGGTCGCGTACTCGACCGTCGCTATCGCATTGACCGATTGCTGGCGCGCGGTGGGATGAGCCGCATCTACTACGCCGACCAGATCTCCTTGGCGCGGCAGGTAGCCCTGAAAGTGCTCGATGGGGAACTCGTGCGCAGCAAGGGCAACGAGTTCTGCGAGCGTTTTCTGCGCGAGGCCTCGCTGGCAGGCCAGCTTCGCCACCCCAACGTGGTGACGGTACTGGACCACGGTCGCAGCGCTGACGGAGCCTACTACATCGCGATGGAGCTGGTGGAAGGGCGGACGCTGTGCGAGCTGATCAGAGACGAGGCGCCTCTTCGGACAGGCCGAGCGCTGCACCTGGCGATGCAGCTCTGCAGTGCGCTCCGCGAAGCGCACGGGCTCGGAATCGTGCACCGCGATCTGAAGCCGGCCAATGTGATGCTGGTGCGTTACGACAACGACCCCGAATTCGTGAAGATCCTGGACTTCGGGCTGGCCAAGGACATCAACCGCAGCTCGCAGCTCACCTCGGTGGGTCGATTCATCGGCTCGCCCCAATACGCCTCCCCCGAGCACGTGCAGAGTCGCCCGGTGGACGCGCGCACCGACCTCTATTCCCTGGGCGTGATCCTGTACGAAATGCTTACCGGCAAGATCCCCTTTGCGCGAGACAGCGACATGGATACGCTCGCAGCACAACTCCACGACCCGCCACCCCCCATGCTCGCGCACGGCAAGCCCGTTGCCCCGGCCCTCGAAGCGCTGGTCATGCAGTGTCTGGCAAAGGAGCGCGACGAGCGCCTGGCAACCGCCGGGGCGTTGTTGCGCCAGCTGCGCAAAGTAGACGGCGAGCTGGGACAAGAACTGTGCGACGGAACGCCGCTCAGCACAGCGTGGGCGCGCGAAAGCAGGCCGCAAGCACAATCAGCGGTTGCCGCTGATCGCCCTGCGGCGCTACCCTCAGAGGGCGCTCGCTCGCACACTGGCCCGCAGCGGCAAAGCCCGATGCGCTCAAGCGAAGACCAACGCCCGGCAATTCCCAACCGCGGTGCCGATCCCAACCGCGGTGCCGATACCAACCGCGGTGCCGATACCAACCGCGGTGCCGATACCAACCGCGGTGCCGATCCCAACCGCACCAGCGGCACCAAGAACTCCATGAGGATCAGCACGTCAGACGGACTGCCGCCCGCCACCATCACCTTGCCCGCTCTGGACTCGAGCCCCCTGCAAACCAACAACACCGCGAAAACGCTCTGGCAGAACCGGCGCAACTGGCTGGTTGCCGCAAGCCTGGTAGGCGCCTGCGGGATCGGCGTAGCTGTGGGTCTGCTGATGGGACCCGACGCCTCGTTGGATCCATCCCCGGCGGCGGCCGTGCTACCCGGTCTCGCTCAGCATGGGGCGGCGGCGAACGACGCACAGCACGCTGCAACAACCGGAGCAGGATCTGCGATAGCTGACACCCCGGGTTCGCCGGATTT includes:
- a CDS encoding serine/threonine protein kinase, producing the protein MSEAVESAGVAPSASEGEQHDSLVGRVLDRRYRIDRLLARGGMSRIYYADQISLARQVALKVLDGELVRSKGNEFCERFLREASLAGQLRHPNVVTVLDHGRSADGAYYIAMELVEGRTLCELIRDEAPLRTGRALHLAMQLCSALREAHGLGIVHRDLKPANVMLVRYDNDPEFVKILDFGLAKDINRSSQLTSVGRFIGSPQYASPEHVQSRPVDARTDLYSLGVILYEMLTGKIPFARDSDMDTLAAQLHDPPPPMLAHGKPVAPALEALVMQCLAKERDERLATAGALLRQLRKVDGELGQELCDGTPLSTAWARESRPQAQSAVAADRPAALPSEGARSHTGPQRQSPMRSSEDQRPAIPNRGADPNRGADTNRGADTNRGADTNRGADPNRTSGTKNSMRISTSDGLPPATITLPALDSSPLQTNNTAKTLWQNRRNWLVAASLVGACGIGVAVGLLMGPDASLDPSPAAAVLPGLAQHGAAANDAQHAATTGAGSAIADTPGSPDLHRGVGPAPSRGADLNRGADTNRGADTNRGADTNRGADTNRGG